From Rhododendron vialii isolate Sample 1 chromosome 10a, ASM3025357v1, the proteins below share one genomic window:
- the LOC131302912 gene encoding xyloglucan galactosyltransferase XLT2-like: MLLPISGNPSTELEGRTNHKSRVKTSPFDLTPIRRTLVLLVILFHVFLVLNLTRTQNLALSFLNVSSKTYGSLPYEACHSRRIYVYDLPPMFNYELVSSSDINLNDSFGRAAKEFTGIVPESILPAWYWTDLLSGEVAYHRRMLSYKCRTMEPESATAFYIPFYAGFALTKSLGGNNTWRERDWHCEMLIKWVQQQKWWNRSNGSDHFIMLGRVSWDFRRLREVDGDWGSSFINMPAMQNVIRLSVQGHMWDKLEISVPYPSLFHPRSNFDIIEWQRFVRSRRRNHLFAFVGEAREPIQDDFQGILQKQCLNESTVCHHVDCGPKNYIDGKTTVIAAFLDSDFCLQPMGEEGFTGRLVFDCMVAGSIPVFFSRETAYFQYELFMPVEPESYSVFINPNDVWNGTDVKKVLEAYGRMEVEAMRNKVIEFLPRFVYTKPSQGLEKIKDAFDIAIEAMLSKYKAHIEKGRIGNLNEI, from the coding sequence atgtTGCTTCCAATTTCCGGCAACCCATCGACCGAACTCGAAGGCCGTACAAACCATAAATCCAGAGTGAAAACATCCCCATTCGACCTTACTCCAATCCGTCGCACTCTAGTCTTGCTGGTAATCCTATTCCATGTATTCCTCGTTTTAAACCTTACTCGTACCCAAAATCTCGCTCTatcctttttaaatgtctcaTCCAAAACATACGGCAGCTTGCCGTACGAAGCCTGCCATTCCCGTCGGATTTACGTCTACGATCTCCCCCCGATGTTCAATTACGAGCTCGTGAGCAGTTCCGACATAAATTTGAACGACAGCTTCGGACGGGCAGCAAAGGAGTTCACTGGAATCGTACCCGAGAGTATTCTGCCGGCGTGGTACTGGACTGATCTTCTTTCGGGCGAGGTAGCGTACCACCGTCGGATGCTCAGTTACAAGTGCCGAACCATGGAGCCCGAATCAGCTACCGCGTTCTACATACCCTTTTATGCTGGGTTCGCTCTAACAAAATCTTTGGGCGGCAACAATACCTGGAGAGAACGCGATTGGCATTGtgagatgttgattaagtgggtcCAGCAACAAAAATGGTGGAATAGATccaacggttccgatcatttcATCATGCTTGGACGGGTGTCATGGGATTTCCGACGGTTGAGAGAGGTTGATGGCGACTGGGGGTCCAGCTTCATCAATATGCCAGCGATGCAGAACGTCATCCGTCTATCCGTACAGGGACACATGTGGGACAAACTAGAAATCTCTGTACCCTACCCCTCGCTGTTCCACCCCAGGTCAAATTTCGATATCATCGAGTGGCAGCGCTTCGTCCGGAGCCGTCGTCGGAACCACCTCTTCGCCTTCGTCGGTGAAGCCCGCGAACCAATCCAGGACGATTTCCAAGGGATTCTACAGAAACAATGCCTCAACGAGTCAACCGTGTGCCACCACGTCGACTGCGGCCCGAAAAACTACATCGATGGGAAGACGACGGTTATAGCAGCATTTCTCGACTCCGATTTCTGTCTTCAACCCATGGGCGAGGAGGGGTTTACGGGACGGTTGGTTTTCGACTGCATGGTTGCTGGTTCGATACCTGTTTTTTTCTCGAGAGAGACGGCTTACTTTCAGTACGAGTTATTCATGCCGGTCGAGCCTGAGAGTTACTCGGTTTTCATAAATCCTAATGATGTGTGGAACGGAACGGATGTAAAGAAGGTGTTGGAAGCGTATGGGAGAATGGAAGTGGAAGCAATGAGAAACAAAGTAATAGAATTTCTACCGAGATTTGTGTATACGAAACCGAGTCAAGGgttggagaaaataaaagatgcTTTCGATATTGCTATTGAGGCGATGTTGAGCAAATACAAGGCTCACATTGAGAAGGGTAGGATTGGGAATTTGAATGAAATATGA
- the LOC131302913 gene encoding xyloglucan galactosyltransferase XLT2-like, whose protein sequence is MSLPISGNPSTELEGPTNLVSRVKSIFLSYLSTPFRRTLVSVVILFHVFLVSYLTRSHNLALSFLSISSKTYGSLPNKLACDSRRIYVYDVPPMFNYELINSSDKNVNYGFGPAANEFAGIVPESILPAWYWTDILSGEVVYHRRMLNYKCRTMEPESATAFYIPFYAGLALTKYLWGNHTWRERDWQCEMLIKWVQQQKWWSRSNGSDHFIMLGRVTWDFRRLREVDGDWGSSFINMPAMQNVIRLSVEGDMWDKLEISVPYPSMFHPRSNFDIIEWQRFVRSRRRNHLFAFIGDTRKPIQDDFQGILQEQCLTESTMCRHVDCGPENYIDGKTTVISALLNSDFCLQPKGDEGFTRRLIFDCMVAGSIPVFFWRETVYFEYELFMPVEPESYSVFINSDDVRNGTDVRTVLEGYGRMEVETMRKKVVEYLPRFVYTKPSQGLEKIKDAFDIAIEGMLSKYKAHMERGRIGNLNGT, encoded by the coding sequence ATGTCACTTCCGATTTCCGGCAACCCGTCGACCGAGCTCGAAGGTCCTACAAACCTTGTATCCAGAGTAAAGTCAATATTCCTATCCTACCTTAGTACTCCATTCCGTCGCACTTTAGTTTCCGTCGTAATCCTTTTCCACGTATTCCTCGTTTCATACCTTACTCGTTCCCACAATCTCGCTCTATCCTTTTTAAGTATCTCTTCGAAAACTTACGGCAGCTTGCCAAACAAATTAGCCTGCGATTCCCGTCGGATTTACGTCTACGACGTCCCCCCAATGTTCAACTACGAACTCATAAACAGTTCCGACAAAAACGTGAACTACGGCTTCGGACCGGCGGCCAACGAGTTCGCCGGAATCGTACCGGAGAGTATTCTCCCGGCGTGGTACTGGACCGATATTCTTTCTGGCGAGGTGGTGTACCATCGTCGGATGCTCAATTACAAGTGCCGAACCATGGAGCCCGAATCCGCTACAGCGTTCTACATACCTTTTTATGCTGGGCTCGCTCTGACAAAATATTTATGGGGCAACCATACATGGAGAGAACGGGATTGGCAGTGtgagatgttgattaagtgggtcCAGCAACAGAAATGGTGGAGTAGATCCAACGGCTCTGATCATTTCATCATGCTTGGACGGGTGACATGGGATTTTCGACGGTTGAGAGAGGTTGATGGCGACTGGGGGTCCAGCTTCATCAATATGCCAGCGATGCAGAACGTCATCCGTCTATCCGTCGAGGGAGACATGTGGGACAAACTAGAAATCTCTGTACCGTACCCGTCCATGTTCCACCCCAGGTCAAATTTCGATATCATCGAGTGGCAGCGCTTCGTCCGGAGCCGTCGTCGGAACCACCTTTTCGCCTTCATCGGCGACACTCGCAAACCAATCCAGGACGATTTCCAAGGGATTTTACAGGAACAATGCCTCACCGAGTCAACGATGTGCCGCCACGTGGACTGCGGCCCGGAAAACTACATCGATGGGAAGACAACGGTTATATCAGCATTGCTCAACTCCGATTTCTGTCTTCAACCGAAAGGGGACGAGGGGTTTACACGACGGTTGATTTTCGACTGCATGGTTGCCGGTTCAATACCGGtgtttttttggagagagacGGTTTACTTTGAATACGAGTTATTCATGCCGGTTGAACCTGAGAGTTACTCGGTTTTTATAAATTCTGATGATGTGCGAAACGGAACGGATGTAAGGACAGTGTTGGAAGGGTACGGTAGAATGGAAGTGGAAACAATGAGAAAAAAAGTAGTAGAATATCTACCAAGATTTGTGTATACGAAACCGAGTCAAGGGTTGGAGAAAATTAAAGATGCTTTTGATATTGCTATTGAGGGGATGTTGAGCAAATACAAAGCTCACATGGAGAGGGGTAGGATTGGGAATTTGAATGGAACATGA
- the LOC131302915 gene encoding xyloglucan galactosyltransferase XLT2-like — protein sequence MLLPVSGNQSTELESPTKRPNKSRSLKSRVKSSLSDLTPIRRTLLLLVILFHVSLVLYLTRTHNPSPSFSNISSNTYGSLPRKSCDSRRIYVYDLPPMFNNDLLTSSNTNLNNSFGHPAGELAGIVPESILPAWYWTDLSWGEVVYHNLMLNYKCRTLEPESATAFYIPFYAGIALRMYSWGSYNATDRGWHPEKLNRWLQEQKWWKRSKGSDHIIMLGRITWDFRRSREASDAEWGSSLLNLPAMENVVRLAIERNVWDNLEIAVPYPTAFHPRSESDIARWQGFVRSRRRNHLFSYVGDAREWIENDFRGVLKNKCLEESTACRHVDCGRENCIDGKTAVMEAFLDSDFCLQPRGAGFTGQSVFECMLAGSIPVFFWGRTAYMQYELFLPSEPESYSVFIHRNDVRNGRDIRRVLEGFGRAEVERLREKVIEYIPRFVYAKPSQRFRKMRDAFDFGIDGVLSKYKSHMERGRRTACESGSMKYE from the coding sequence ATGTTGCTTCCAGTTTCCGGCAACCAGTCGACCGAACTCGAAAGCCCTACAAAGCGGCCTAATAAATCCCGAAGCCTTAAATCCAGAGTAAAATCATCCCTATCCGACCTTACTCCAATCCGTCGCACTTTACTCTTGCTCGTAATCCTTTTCCACGTATCCCTCGTCTTATACCTTACTCGTACACACAATCCCTCACCATCCTTTTCAAATATCTCATCGAACACTTACGGCAGCTTGCCGCGCAAATCCTGCGATTCCCGTCGCATCTACGTCTATGATCTCCCCCCGATGTTCAACAACGACCTCTTGACCAGTTCCAACACAAATTTAAACAACAGCTTCGGACATCCGGCCGGAGAGCTAGCCGGGATCGTACCGGAGAGTATTCTCCCGGCGTGGTACTGGACCGACCTTTCTTGGGGCGAGGTGGTGTACCACAACCTGATGCTGAACTACAAGTGCCGAACACTAGAGCCGGAATCCGCTACGGCGTTCTACATACCCTTTTATGCTGGGATCGCTCTGAGAATGTACTCGTGGGGCAGCTATAATGCGACGGACCGGGGTTGGCATCCTGAGAAGTTGAATAGGTGGCTCCAGGAACAGAAATGGTGGAAGAGATCCAAGGGCTCCGATCATATCATCATGCTTGGACGGATTACATGGGATTTTCGACGGTCGAGAGAGGCTTCGGACGCCGAGTGGGGGTCCAGTTTGCTCAATCTGCCGGCGATGGAAAACGTCGTCCGTCTGGCCATCGAGCGAAACGTTTGGGACAACTTGGAAATCGCTGTACCCTACCCTACCGCATTCCACCCCAGGTCAGAATCCGATATCGCCAGGTGGCAGGGATTCGTCCGGAGCCGCCGCCGGAACCACCTCTTCTCCTACGTCGGCGACGCTCGCGAATGGATCGAGAACGATTTCCGAGGTGTTTTAAAGAACAAGTGCCTCGAGGAGTCAACCGCGTGCCGCCACGTGGACTGCGGCCGGGAAAACTGCATCGACGGGAAGACGGCGGTCATGGAAGCGTTTCTCGACTCCGATTTCTGTCTCCAGCCGAGAGGGGCGGGATTCACGGGACAGTCGGTATTCGAGTGCATGTTGGCCGGTTCAATACCGGTATTTTTCTGGGGACGGACCGCTTACATGCAATACGAGTTATTCTTGCCGAGTGAACCCGAGAGTTACTCTGTTTTTATACACCGTAACGACGTGCGCAACGGAAGGGATATAAGGAGAGTGTTGGAAGGGTTTGGGAGAGCGGAAGTGGAGAGGTTGAGAGAAAAAGTAATAGAATATATACCGAGATTTGTGTATGCGAAACCGAGTCAACGGTTTAGGAAAATGAGAGatgcttttgattttggtattGATGGGGTATTGAGCAAATACAAGTCTCACATGGAGAGGGGTAGGAGGACTGCATGCGAATCGGGATCGATGAAATATGAATGA